TTTTCTAGTGCTAGTACACCACAGAGGATCGATTAAGAGAAAAACTCGGTCTGGCGTGAAGTTCATGGATATGGATCCTCTATGTATTATCGTGAGCCCAACGACCAGTTACGATGCTCTCGTTAGCTCCGTGCTTGGCAAACTTGGTCTGGAAGGAGTGAAAAGGGTTAAGAAGTTTTTCTATCGCATTCCAATCACGGTGCTCCACGATATGGTGAAGTATGATTATTTCACGATCGGGAGTGATGAGGACTTGCAGGTCATGTTTCTCTCTTGTAAGCAGTTTCCCAAGGTGAGGACACCAGAGCTGTTGGCGAAGTTCGTCGACGTGGTATCTAGCTCTGGTGGGTCGAACCGGAATGCCAACACTATAGCCACGGCGGCCGGTTCGAGCTCGAGACCTGCGGTTGCTTCTTCCTCCGTTCCAGTGTATGAGGCAACGGTCCAGGCTGCCGCCTCCCCATCGGTTGGGTATGGGGAACATCATCCGACTGAAGTACAGTGTCCTCCATCGGCTGGTGTTGGAGAGGGATTGTGTGATGATCCAGATGATGATGAAGTCGAGCCGGATATTATCGCTGATGAAAGCGGCGATGATGTTGGAGCGAGTGATCCGATAAGGCCTACTGGTGGTTCTAGTTTTGGCACACATCAGTACCCACCCcatttttcatctttggatctggATGCCATGAGGCAGGACGAACATCCTGGGCAGCTAGCTGGATTTGGCGCTAGAGATACCGAAGGGTCTGCCGATATGACAGAGTTTCAGATTGGTCAACAATTCCAGGATAAAGATGACGCGCTGTTGAGTGTCAAGACGTACAGCATCCGCCGAGGGGTACAGTACAAGGTAGTTGAGTCTGACTATCGCAGGTACGTGGGAAAGTGTTCTGAGTTTGGTaatgggtgcacatggttgattaGGCTGAGCCTCCGACAACGCAAGGGCATCTGGGAAGTCAAGCGGTACAACGGGCCGCATACCTGTCTCGCTACCTCCATCTCCAGCGACCATAGGAGCTTGGACTACCACGTGATAGCGACATTCATCATGCCAATGGTTAGGGCTGACGCATCCGTAAACATCAAGGTGCTTCTAAATGCAACGGCAGCTCACTTTGGCTTCAGGCCTACATACAGGAGGGTGTGGATGGCGAAGCAGAAGGCGGTCGCAATCATATACGGGGACTGGAATGAGTCGTACAACGAGCTCCCTCGGTGGATCTTAGGAGTTCAGTTGACTATGCCTGGCACTGTAGCAGTCCTCAGGACCTGCCCTGTTCGAGTGGGTGGACAGGTGGACGAGTCTTAGGCTTATTTTCATAGGATGTTCTGGACTTTTCTCCCTTGTATCGAAGCATTTCGTCATTGCAAGCCGTTGGTGAGTATTGACGGCACCCATCTATATGGCAAGTATGGGGGAACGTTGCTTGTGGCGATTGCACAGGACGGGAATTCCAACATACTCCCTGTGGCATTCGCACTAGTTGAGGGTGAGAATGCTCAATCGTGGTCCTTCTTTCTCTCCCACCTCCGTCAGCACGTGACACCTCAGCCAGGTCTGTTAGTTATTTCAGATAGGCACAACGGCATCAAGGCAGCACTTGAGGCACCTGATGGGGGATGGCTACCTCCGTCTGCATACCGGGCATTCTGCATTCGACACGTTGCAGCGAATTTTGCCCTCACCTTCAAGGGCAAAGATGCCCGGAGGCTTCTTGTGAACGCCGCATATGCGAAGACCGAGGTGGAGTTTGACTACTGGTTTGACATCCTGCGCTCCGAGAATCCGGCAATGTGTGACTGGGCGAACCGAATTGAGTACTCGTTGTGGACACAGTACTGTGATGAGGGTCGGAGATTCGGGCACATGACGACCAATATATCAGAGTGTGTCAATTCAATCCTGAAGGGGGTAAGGAACCTCCTGTGTGCTCGCTAGTGAAGGCCACATACGGAAGGCTGGCTGAGCTATTTGTCCGTAAGGGTAGGGAGGCCGAGGCTCAGATGGGTACCGGACAACAATTCAGTCAATACCTAGTAAAGTGTATCGATGCCAACCTGAAGACAGCCAGGTGCTTCACGGTGACTGTTTATGAAAGGGATAACTCGGAGTACACCGTGGCAGAGACGACGCCAACAGGTTCATTCTCACTTGGTACCTACAGGGTCTTACTGGGTCTCAGACTTGTGACTGTGGATACTTCCAAGCACTTCATTTCCCATGTCCTCACGCATTGGCATGCTGTGCTTATTCACGTCTTACTTGGCAGCCTTACGTCCACCAGGTCTATCACCTTAGTTCCGTTTTCAGTGTCTACTAGATGGGATTTACACCTCCCATTCCGGAGGGTTTCTGGCTATCCTATGCCAGGCCTACCGTTATACCGGATCCGAACATGAGGTGTGCAAAGGAGGGTCGTCCAAGGTCCACACGCATTCGCACCAACATGGATGATGCAGATCCGAACCGGCCAAAGAGATGCGGCCTCTGCAGGCAGCCCGGACACACTCGTCGGAGTTGTCCTCAAGCCGGACGACACACCGGGACAGTTGGGAATGAGTAGGAGCGTTGCTGCGTctggttttatttattttacattcaGAACATGTATTTTACTTCAGTTATCAACCAGTGTTCTACGTGGAACTAAGTTGTAACTTATAAGTTATGAAAGTTGAATGTTAGTCTAATTATGGATTTAAGTTTCTAAAACAAAGTTCATAAGCTAATGGGATGTTTGATAATACATAACATAATTAGAAAGTAACTGCTGCTTCAACAAATACCTTAATGAAAGCATACATATGAACGATAACCAACAAAGAAGGTACATAAGATAAACATAACAACACGTCATACACCAATGTCCCTAAGTCATCTAAAGAGGTGAAACCCCGTGAAACAACAGCGTGGAACCCGTGTCCTGTGTGGTCGCCGTATAAGTGGCTCCTCGTCCTCAATGGAGTCGCTGTCGTCATCAGGAGCTGCCTGTGTCGGGGTCCTCGGCGGGACATGGACGGGTCTGGATGATGACGGGCCGGCAACTGAATGTGACCCCAGTGACTGGGCCGATGCAGGTGTCCCACCAAGGGCAAAGGTATGCACAGGAGGCACCGTGGGTGGCTCGTTCAGATCTACGTCTAGCGGTGCCTGTGGCCCTGAAGTGTGAACCCGTCCTGGAGCAGCCTCATCCTCCTGCATGATGGTCCTGATATCCTCAAGGAAATGCGGTCCACCGAACTCGGCAACAACGCCATCGCTAGCAAGGAAGTCTGGAAACATGGAGCCCGGACTCACCCATGGAGTACTCTCTTGAAGGGTCTGATCGTCACCGGGAACACCGACAAAATAATCTCCAAGAAGTCCACCCACACCACCAGCATCAGCGTGACTCGTGAGATCTCCCATACCAGATCCATACCACTCACCATCATGACCCCCCTGATGGGGCCTATCAACCCCCGCTGCATCACCTCCTCCAGCTGCATCCCCCCCAGGCTGATGGGCAGTCTCCCTAGGCGCAGCTCCTCTCCTCCTGCCTCCACGACCACGTCGTCTCCCGCCACCCCTAACTGCATCGTGAACGTCATCCATAGCTTGCTCCAACCAATCTACCTCACGCTGGCTACGACGTGTCCCAACTCGGGCTCTCCTCTCAATACGACGTCTGTCAGGAACATCGTCGACTCGGTCCATCTTTGGAACTCGGCCTGCACCCCTATGCGTAGCCTCCTCCGGAATAGGAATACCTCTCGGATCTCCCAAGAGCATCTCCAGTGAAAGGAACCTCTTTCCATGCTGATGCCACCATGCCAAGAACTCATGGGAGGGGCCGGGATCGGGCACGATGTCGAACTGTAAAATGTGCTCCGCACGCTCCTGCCAGTGAAGATGCCAGTCAGGTAAGTGCGACGGGAACCAACGGTCACCTCCTCTCCCGTCCTTCGACATCAAGAAGTCGATGTTCAGGGCGGGACGCGGTGGGGGCTGAACGCCACCAAACTGCAGTAACACTCTATCAACCTGATGCCACTCGACCACCACAAAATAAATCAGGGACGTCACACACCACCATAACATTGTATGCTGAGGCTCCAAGACCTCCGGATGGACAACCTGGATGACGTCGAGTGCGCTATAGGGCATCCATATGAACTGTAAAATAACCAGATAAACACAATTTTATACTTCTCACACAAAATATAAACTGAAAGAACAGGTGGATATAGATATGGGCTCAGCGTACTTACATCCCGAGGCTGTAACAAGTCGATCTTCAGGCGAGCCATCTGTACGCGGGGTCCCTTGTTGCTAATCCCAGGATTGTAACCAGACCATCTGCATAAcaagttaaatattttaatgCGTTCATGACTCACTCTACAATGCATGAAATTGCTTGCATAATCGAAAATAGATACAATAGGCATACATAATACAAAACAATATCGGTACCTCGAGGCAAGGGGCCAGCTAAACGCATCATACCCAGTAGGCCTAAAAGTAGGAAACCTCCAGAAGATCCAAGACTACAGTAACTGTAAAGGCCCAACTAACTTCACGACATGTCTGTTGGCGACCCGGCACATGCACCGGTACAACCACGCTAATGCCGCCGACCCCCAACTGTAGCCACCCATCTCCTCAAGCCGAGCAACATAAGGTAGCCATCTGATGTGTATACGATTGCCGGACTTATCGGCAAACAGCTGCGTGCCCAGTAACATCATCATATAGGCACGGGCAAAGCGCCTAACTGTCTCCTCGTCCGCCCCGTCGGGACACTCTCCAAATGTCTCCTGGAACCAGGTGCAGTTCACTGCGAATTTCTGAACTTGGTTCTCGGGAGGTAAAACACCAAGTAACTCATGGAACCACTGCCAGGCGGGCCTCCCACCCTCAATGTAAAGGTGGAAGTCTGTCAGGCAACCACTGACGTAATGTCCGTCAACTGGCAACCCCAGCTGGTATGCAACGTCCTGAAGCGTGATGGTGCACTCTCCGAACGGCATGTGGAAGGTGTGCGTCTCAGGCCGCCACCTCTCGATGAATGCACTGACTAGGGGCTCGTCTAGTCGAAACCATCTGTCGTTCAGTCTCGCAAGATGGTACAAGCCggccatctgcaagtacggaACGTACCTCTCATCAAGACGCATCCCCTGCTGCCGCCTAACGCTGGATATGCAACGCCGAGGCTGGGCAGTAGATAAACCGCACAATTAGAACATATGCACAAACCACTAACATATACAATTTACTTCATAAGGAACCGAAAAATAAATCGTAAAACTCAACATATAGTAAATGAATTATCAACATTGTCTTCAGAAACAGCTAACACAAACCACGTGAAAAAACTATTAACAAATACAACAATCACTAACAAGTAAAACCGTTAATAAAAACAGCTACCACATACCTCTATCATAAACCACTACCCTAAACCACTAACCGTCACTAAAACCACTatcaaaaaccattaacaaaaacccCTAACaaaaaccaataacaaaacccACTAACACAAaaatcattaacaaaaaccacCTCCCTACACCACTATCGTAAACCGCTAACACTGACGTAAACTGCTATAAAAAACCATTAAAAAAAACCACTTGCCCACACCACTATCCTAAACCGCTAACACTAATATAAACCGCTataaaaaaccattaacaaaaaccactTGCCTAAACCACCATCCTAAACCCCTATCCTAAACCGCTATCCCAAACCACTTCCCTAAACCACTATCCTAAACCACTAACAATAACATAAACCATTATCAAAAACTAATAACAAATACCACTATCACTAAACCACTATCATAAGACACGGACAAATGGCACTATCATAAACCGCTTTCATCAACCACTACCATAAACCACTAACAGAAAACACTATCAACAGCGCAACATCATAAACCACTAACCTCGTCGTTGATCACCCCGGCGATATGAGCAACTCCATCCAAACGATAAAGCCTCCCAGGATCGTCCCCCATCGCCTGAATATGCCGCTCCGGTCTTACTCGGCCCAAATGTTGGTTGTTTTCTCTGGGATTTGGTGGGGTATGGGAATGAGAAAGTGATTCGAATGAACTTGGTTCGAACTCCTTATATAGCCGAAACccttgtaattcgaatcaactggATTCGAATTACTAACTCCCACCAACTACACctaattcgaatcaatttgattcgaaAATTACTCGCGTGCCATTCTCCcactaattcgaattgatataATTCGAACTACACTATCCTAATTCGAAGCTTATCGTTTCGAATTACTATGAAAAAGTTCTTGCAAGTAATTCGAATAGAgtcaattcgaattacatggAAAGATGATTCGAATcctattgattcgaattacataaaTATGAGTTCTGGTGGATTGAGGTATCAAAGTTTGATTTGGCTGATTTGGGTTAAAATGAGATGCCCTTGGCTCATTTGGGTTTTTTACCCTAAAACACCCATCAGTAATATTTTTGGAATCCATTCCTTATTAATTGCAACGCAATTCATGTAATTCTTGATTTTATTCTTTGTATTAATAAAATGGGgcttaaatatttaaaacagtaaaaataaaaaatatatttaattgagtaaataattaatttcatttatttaaataaaaaaattgttaggtaaatccttatttatttatttatttattttttgctgacaaaccaaatttaatttaacaGAAGTTGAGTGATCCAATGCACTTGGTATACTTTAAGCCTTTAAGGTAAGGCTCTACACCTAGCTAATTAAAAAGCAGTTGAATGTTAATTAAGAGGACAGAAGCTAAGCATAGTTATGGTAGCGACTGAGAGAGTGTGGGCTAGAATGAATTGTTGTACGTGTGAGGTTGCTCCCATTCTTCGCTTTTAGGGAGCAGCAAAGTTGAGTGTTTATGGCTGAGAGACCGCTCAAGTTAAAGAGAAGAATAGCAGAACAGCAATAATGATGTACCCTTCATGCGGACTACAGCTGCTACGCTTCATTTTTATATCCTTCGAATGTTTTTTAGTTTTAGGTTatctgaattataaaaaatatatatagtatattttaattaaaattaacaattaaaattattaaataaNNNNNNNNNNNNNNNNNNNNNNNNNNNNNNNNNNNNNNNTTAATCaacttttaataatatttaattttttttattaaaacatatctctaaaaatcatatctataaataaatttaatttaaatttttaaaacaaaaaattttttaacttctctcCCACTTCATAATTAGTTATTAGGAGAGTTTAAGAGAGAAGATGTAGCTGGTATAGTCATAAAAATTGTGTGTTTATTTTTCAATTGTAACATAtctaatagtataatattatatacaaaatatttttaaaacacatccaaaatcgTAAAAATCtagtttttaaatataaatgttttcaaaatcgtTAAATTCTAGTTTTTGCGACTTTCTAGTGATAAATAGTcgaatataattatatacacaagttaaaatattttcaattgtagtttctttttcaattgtaacacatctaaaattattaagttatacacaaaatatttttaaaacacatccaaaatcataaatctaaaatttaaatttaaacattaaaaataattgtaatACATCTAAAATTTATGAAGTTATAcagaaaacatttttgaaacacatccaaaatcataaatctaaaatctaaatttaaacattaaaaaaataattgtaacacatctaaaattatgaagttatacaaaaaatatttttaaaacacttCTAAAATACAGAAATTGCACatgcaaaaataatttaacgTTGCAATATATATGAAAATCTCTTCAAGCTATTTTAttcgattttttattttaaaaaaaatcaaaatttatagagaataataaaaaaagtaatggTATCAAAAACCCATCCAAAACTTAGATAAGTTATGCGCCTCTGGTTTTCGACATGGGCAAATGTGACTTTTCTGCTTCTTTGAGTGTTTTGTACGGGTTTAGTTAATAATTtgatggtttaaggtttattttataattttaaaatcaaaattttgaattttgaataatttgatttttagatatgtatttaaattataatatattaataattaaatatattaaatctaaaatagaaatttaaaatttaaatttcaaattttaatttttttagattgtattttgaatgtgtatttaattttaaaaagacagtaaatatattcataatttttagatgtgtttgttttaatttttttaaattattataattaaaggCCGAATATTGTACCATTTTTAAAGGATACCTAgttgaattattttttcatagtcACTTAAAAGCTGTGGATTCGAGTCTTAatatctttggtaaaaaaaattaaaattattaattttttaaaaatatttttaaatttttttaattttattatcaaaaataGTGGAAAAATTATACACGTGGATGGTTCATCAACAACActaaattagaaaatattaatattatattaaaattaagaaagtatcatataaatcaaattaaaaattagttaaaagtGAGAAATATCAAATATCTCATCTTTATGTACCATCGTATTCTTAATAGATTATTTATTAAagaagtgttttgttttgttatgGATCCGGCAGGcagagaaacaagaaaatttgtgTCTCgaatatattaaaaagaataCTTTTTGTTAACAATCCAACTCTTAGTAAGTTATAACTGATGCTAATAGTAGGGACTACGGAGTCACggagttattaatttattaacttgTGAAACTCCATACCctgtattaatatatataaatatgagcCTGTTGCACTATTAAAAGCGGA
This portion of the Arachis duranensis cultivar V14167 chromosome 6, aradu.V14167.gnm2.J7QH, whole genome shotgun sequence genome encodes:
- the LOC107493788 gene encoding uncharacterized protein LOC107493788, with the translated sequence MDMDPLCIIVSPTTSYDALVSSVLGKLGLEGVKRVKKFFYRIPITVLHDMVKYDYFTIGSDEDLQVMFLSCKQFPKVRTPELLAKFVDVVSSSGGSNRNANTIATAAGSSSRPAVASSSVPVYEATVQAAASPSVGYGEHHPTEVQCPPSAGVGEGLCDDPDDDEVEPDIIADESGDDVGASDPIRPTGGSSFGTHQYPPHFSSLDLDAMRQDEHPGQLAGFGARDTEGSADMTEFQIGQQFQDKDDALLSVKTYSIRRGVQYKVVESDYRRYVGKCSEFGNGCTWLIRLSLRQRKGIWEVKRYNGPHTCLATSISSDHRSLDYHVIATFIMPMVRADASVNIKVLLNATAAHFGFRPTYRRVWMAKQKAVAIIYGDWNESYNELPRWILGVQLTMPGTVAVLRTCPVRVGGQVDES